A single window of Hippocampus zosterae strain Florida chromosome 15, ASM2543408v3, whole genome shotgun sequence DNA harbors:
- the gk5 gene encoding putative glycerol kinase 5 isoform X2, with product MKRDTQLPTMGTPRNGLKKERFILSVDVGTTSIRCHVYDKKAEIRGSCRQEVVPLYPEEGYVELDPEALWKSFMFVVKGAVKDAGVQMYQMEALGISTQRATFTTWDRTGIPFHNFISWQDRRAADLVTSWNRSCTLKAIHGVMKVLHFVTRHKRSLAASLIVFSTQHVTFRLVWVLKHNKQVTQAVAEGNCCFGTIDTWLLFKLTKGLIHATDYSNASSTGIFDSYQMCWSQMLCSLVSLPISIFPKVENTGYAFGSTDPSIFGVPIPIMSLMADQQAAMFGECCYNVGDVKITMGTGTFMDINTGSTPHTSVNGLYPLVGWKLGPEVVYLAEGNAADTGTAIKWAQALDLFSKVEHTSPMAYSVSDSNGVCFVPSFSGLQAPLNDPKACASFMGLKPSTTKCHLVRAILESIAFRNKQLYETVLRETDIRITKIRVDGGVSSNHFIMQLTADLLGRKLERCRHHEMSCLGAAFVAGLGVGYWQTCEELTKLHSAGDIFCPKGASGDCAGSVYGPNLQRWERALRRSMHWYN from the exons ATGAAAAGGGATACCCAGTTACCTACGATGGGGACTCCGAGGAATGGTTTAAAAAAGGAACGATTTATTTTGTCTGTGGACGTGGGCACGACTTCGATCCGGTGCCACGTATACGACAAGAAGGCAGAAATACGTGGCTCGTGCCGTCAAGAG GTGGTACCGTTATATCCAGAGGAAGGGTATGTGGAACTTGACCCAGAGGCACTGTGGAAAAGCTTCATGTTTGTGGTGAAGGGGGCCGTCAAAG ATGCCGGAGTACAAATGTATCAAATGGAAGCTTTGGGCATCTCTACCCAGCGAGCTACCTTCACAACGTGGGACAG AACTGGCATTCCTTTCCATAATTTCATCAGTTGGCAGGACCGGAGAGCAGCAGACTTGGTCACATCCTGGAACCGATCATGCACCTTGAAA GCGATCCATGGCGTGATGAAAGTGCTGCACTTCGTGACCAGGCATAAGCGGTCACTTGCGGCAAGTCTGATTGTCTTCTCCACTCAACATGTCACCTTCCGCCTTGTTTGGGTCCTGAAACACAACAAACag gtTACTCAAGCTGTGGCCGAAGGCAACTGCTGTTTTGGGACAATCGACACCTGGCTCTtgttcaaactcacaaaag GACTGATTCATGCCACAGACTACTCGAATGCAAGTTCAACGGGAATTTTTGATTCCTATCAG ATGTGTTGGAGTCAGATGCTCTGCTCTCTGGTCTCCCTGCCGATCTCCATTTTCCCCAAAGTAGAAAATACAGG ATATGCATTTGGTTCCACTGACCCGTCCATCTTTGGAGTACCCATTCCTATAATGTCATTG ATGGCGGACCAACAGGCCGCCATGTTTGGAGAGTGCTGCTACAATGTGGGTGATGTGAAGATCACCATGGGAACAGGTACCTTCATGGACATCAACACCGGCAGCACACCTCACACGTCCGTAAATG GTCTCTATCCACTGGTGGGATGGAAACTTGGCCCGGAAGTGGTGTATCTGGCTGAGGGTAACGCAGCAGATACCGGCACCGCCATCAAATGGGCACAGGCCCTTG ATCTCTTCTCCAAAGTGGAGCATACCAGCCCAATGGCGTACAGCGTGAGTGACTCAAATGGTGTGTGTTTCGTCCCATCTTTCAGTGGCCTGCAG GCTCCTCTGAACGACCCGAAAGCTTGCGCTTCCTTCATGGGCCTCAAACCTTCCACCACTAAATGTCACCTGGTCCGTGCCATTTTGGAGTCCATTGCCttcag AAACAAGCAGCTTTATGAGACCGTGCTCAGAGAGACCGACATTCGCATCACAAAGATCAG GGTGGACGGCGGGGTTTCCTCAAATCATTTCATCATGCAGCTCACCGCAGACCTGTTGGGTAGAAAGCTAGAACGATGCCGGCACCATGAAATGTCCTGCTTGGGGGCTGCCTTTGTAGCCGGTCTTGGTGTGG GCTACTGGCAAACTTGTGAGGAGCTGACAAAGCTGCACAGTGCAGGTGACATCTTTTGCCCCAAAGGAGCGTCCGGTGACTGTGCCGGCTCAGTGTACGGGCCCAATCTCCAGAGATGGGAACGAGCTCTCCGACGCTCCATGCATTGGTACAACTAA
- the gk5 gene encoding putative glycerol kinase 5 isoform X1 gives MKRDTQLPTMGTPRNGLKKERFILSVDVGTTSIRCHVYDKKAEIRGSCRQEVVPLYPEEGYVELDPEALWKSFMFVVKGAVKDAGVQMYQMEALGISTQRATFTTWDRRTGIPFHNFISWQDRRAADLVTSWNRSCTLKAIHGVMKVLHFVTRHKRSLAASLIVFSTQHVTFRLVWVLKHNKQVTQAVAEGNCCFGTIDTWLLFKLTKGLIHATDYSNASSTGIFDSYQMCWSQMLCSLVSLPISIFPKVENTGYAFGSTDPSIFGVPIPIMSLMADQQAAMFGECCYNVGDVKITMGTGTFMDINTGSTPHTSVNGLYPLVGWKLGPEVVYLAEGNAADTGTAIKWAQALDLFSKVEHTSPMAYSVSDSNGVCFVPSFSGLQAPLNDPKACASFMGLKPSTTKCHLVRAILESIAFRNKQLYETVLRETDIRITKIRVDGGVSSNHFIMQLTADLLGRKLERCRHHEMSCLGAAFVAGLGVGYWQTCEELTKLHSAGDIFCPKGASGDCAGSVYGPNLQRWERALRRSMHWYN, from the exons ATGAAAAGGGATACCCAGTTACCTACGATGGGGACTCCGAGGAATGGTTTAAAAAAGGAACGATTTATTTTGTCTGTGGACGTGGGCACGACTTCGATCCGGTGCCACGTATACGACAAGAAGGCAGAAATACGTGGCTCGTGCCGTCAAGAG GTGGTACCGTTATATCCAGAGGAAGGGTATGTGGAACTTGACCCAGAGGCACTGTGGAAAAGCTTCATGTTTGTGGTGAAGGGGGCCGTCAAAG ATGCCGGAGTACAAATGTATCAAATGGAAGCTTTGGGCATCTCTACCCAGCGAGCTACCTTCACAACGTGGGACAG AAGAACTGGCATTCCTTTCCATAATTTCATCAGTTGGCAGGACCGGAGAGCAGCAGACTTGGTCACATCCTGGAACCGATCATGCACCTTGAAA GCGATCCATGGCGTGATGAAAGTGCTGCACTTCGTGACCAGGCATAAGCGGTCACTTGCGGCAAGTCTGATTGTCTTCTCCACTCAACATGTCACCTTCCGCCTTGTTTGGGTCCTGAAACACAACAAACag gtTACTCAAGCTGTGGCCGAAGGCAACTGCTGTTTTGGGACAATCGACACCTGGCTCTtgttcaaactcacaaaag GACTGATTCATGCCACAGACTACTCGAATGCAAGTTCAACGGGAATTTTTGATTCCTATCAG ATGTGTTGGAGTCAGATGCTCTGCTCTCTGGTCTCCCTGCCGATCTCCATTTTCCCCAAAGTAGAAAATACAGG ATATGCATTTGGTTCCACTGACCCGTCCATCTTTGGAGTACCCATTCCTATAATGTCATTG ATGGCGGACCAACAGGCCGCCATGTTTGGAGAGTGCTGCTACAATGTGGGTGATGTGAAGATCACCATGGGAACAGGTACCTTCATGGACATCAACACCGGCAGCACACCTCACACGTCCGTAAATG GTCTCTATCCACTGGTGGGATGGAAACTTGGCCCGGAAGTGGTGTATCTGGCTGAGGGTAACGCAGCAGATACCGGCACCGCCATCAAATGGGCACAGGCCCTTG ATCTCTTCTCCAAAGTGGAGCATACCAGCCCAATGGCGTACAGCGTGAGTGACTCAAATGGTGTGTGTTTCGTCCCATCTTTCAGTGGCCTGCAG GCTCCTCTGAACGACCCGAAAGCTTGCGCTTCCTTCATGGGCCTCAAACCTTCCACCACTAAATGTCACCTGGTCCGTGCCATTTTGGAGTCCATTGCCttcag AAACAAGCAGCTTTATGAGACCGTGCTCAGAGAGACCGACATTCGCATCACAAAGATCAG GGTGGACGGCGGGGTTTCCTCAAATCATTTCATCATGCAGCTCACCGCAGACCTGTTGGGTAGAAAGCTAGAACGATGCCGGCACCATGAAATGTCCTGCTTGGGGGCTGCCTTTGTAGCCGGTCTTGGTGTGG GCTACTGGCAAACTTGTGAGGAGCTGACAAAGCTGCACAGTGCAGGTGACATCTTTTGCCCCAAAGGAGCGTCCGGTGACTGTGCCGGCTCAGTGTACGGGCCCAATCTCCAGAGATGGGAACGAGCTCTCCGACGCTCCATGCATTGGTACAACTAA
- the LOC127587674 gene encoding nucleolin-like isoform X1 translates to MDRLKAEGTTTQEIPSKVLENNVDDTSATRKRRRIAESIGQTSPPKKTKLINDGHCVFVGNLNNSKTFEEVTQSLEKYFMTQSLLVQHIRLAKSRKHAFLDLASNIDVTKALSLDGEMLLGQPLTIAKANVKTVDSLKKKAKRPKPGKKAQDGRCLFLKNVPYNATRRDIREIFPKAIQIRFPDQADHPSRGIAFLEFKNEAVANKIRKRKQGAKIQDRLLIIDTVGVARKSDNKNVDTKPTNKVEVSPTTLFVSNLPSNVKETNVKNVFKKSVTITLPNKGGKARGYAFVEFANGEDAQKALADAKNATVRKRPIRVQFCEMKEKQEIGKEESTKLIVRGLSSETTAEILKGAFEGCLSARVATDKVTGKSRRFGFVEYPSKEMCTAAKEAMVNSEINGSKVNVCYARSNSKRGKRPPPPPPADWE, encoded by the exons ATGGATCGCCTGAAGGCAGAG GGCACAACAACTCAAGAGATACCAAGTAAGGTTCTTGAGAATAACGTTGACGACACCAGTGCCACAA GAAAACGGAGACGCATAGCAGAATCTATTGGTCAAACGTCACCTCCCAAGAAAACGAAACTCATCAACGACG gtcattgtgtttttgttggcaACTTAAACAACTCCAAAACCTTTGAAGAAGTCACTCAGTCATTGGAAAAATACTTCATGACACAGAGTCTTTTGGTACAACACATCAGATTAGCTAAATCCAG GAAACATGCATTTTTGGATTTGGCCTCTAACATTGATGTGACTAAAGCTTTATCACTGGATGGAGAAATGCTTCTCGGTCAGCCGCTGACTATCGCTAAAGCAAATGTCAAAACTGTGGACAGTTTGAAAAAGAAGGCGAAGCGTCCAAAGCCTGGCAAGAAAG CTCAGGAtggaagatgtttgtttttgaagaatGTCCCTTATAATGCAACAAGAAGAGACATCCGGGAGATTTTTCCAAAAGCAATTCAAATCAGGTTTCCTGATCAGGCTGACCATCCAAGCAGagg CATCGCATTTTTAGAGTTTAAAAATGAAGCTGTTGCAAATAAAATAAGGAAGCGCAAACAAGGAGCCAAGATCCAAGATCGGCTACTCATCATTGATACTGTCGGAGTTGCCCGCAAAAGTGACAACAAAAATGTCGACACCAAACCTACCAACAAAG ttgaaGTTTCTCCAACCACACTTTTTGTCAGCAACCTGCCTtccaacgtgaaggaaacgaatgtaaaaaatgtctttaagaAATCCGTCACTATCACGCTACCAAACAAGGGTGGCAAAGCAAGAGG TTACGCATTTGTGGAGTTTGCCAACGGGGAAGATGCTCAAAAAGCCTTGGCCGACGCCAAAAACGCGACTGTCCGAAAAAGGCCCATAAGAGTCCAGTTctgtgaaatgaaagaaaagcaaGAAATTGGAAAAG AGGAGTCGACAAAACTAATCGTAAGGGGACTTAGCAGTGAGACAACCGCGGAGATTCTCAAAGGTGCTTTCGAGGGCTGTCTCAGTGCAAGAGTTGCAACAGATAAAGTGACAGGAAAGTCCAGAAG GTTTGGGTTTGTGGAGTATCCAAGTAAAGAAATGTGTACAGCCGCCAAAGAGGCAATGGTGAACAGCGAGATTAACGGAAGCAAAGTCAACGTGTGTTATGCAAGGTCCAACTCGAAAAGAggcaagcgccccccccccccccccccggcagacTGGGAGTAA
- the LOC127587674 gene encoding nucleolin-like isoform X2: MAKGTTTQEIPSKVLENNVDDTSATRKRRRIAESIGQTSPPKKTKLINDGHCVFVGNLNNSKTFEEVTQSLEKYFMTQSLLVQHIRLAKSRKHAFLDLASNIDVTKALSLDGEMLLGQPLTIAKANVKTVDSLKKKAKRPKPGKKAQDGRCLFLKNVPYNATRRDIREIFPKAIQIRFPDQADHPSRGIAFLEFKNEAVANKIRKRKQGAKIQDRLLIIDTVGVARKSDNKNVDTKPTNKVEVSPTTLFVSNLPSNVKETNVKNVFKKSVTITLPNKGGKARGYAFVEFANGEDAQKALADAKNATVRKRPIRVQFCEMKEKQEIGKEESTKLIVRGLSSETTAEILKGAFEGCLSARVATDKVTGKSRRFGFVEYPSKEMCTAAKEAMVNSEINGSKVNVCYARSNSKRGKRPPPPPPADWE; encoded by the exons ATGGCGAAG GGCACAACAACTCAAGAGATACCAAGTAAGGTTCTTGAGAATAACGTTGACGACACCAGTGCCACAA GAAAACGGAGACGCATAGCAGAATCTATTGGTCAAACGTCACCTCCCAAGAAAACGAAACTCATCAACGACG gtcattgtgtttttgttggcaACTTAAACAACTCCAAAACCTTTGAAGAAGTCACTCAGTCATTGGAAAAATACTTCATGACACAGAGTCTTTTGGTACAACACATCAGATTAGCTAAATCCAG GAAACATGCATTTTTGGATTTGGCCTCTAACATTGATGTGACTAAAGCTTTATCACTGGATGGAGAAATGCTTCTCGGTCAGCCGCTGACTATCGCTAAAGCAAATGTCAAAACTGTGGACAGTTTGAAAAAGAAGGCGAAGCGTCCAAAGCCTGGCAAGAAAG CTCAGGAtggaagatgtttgtttttgaagaatGTCCCTTATAATGCAACAAGAAGAGACATCCGGGAGATTTTTCCAAAAGCAATTCAAATCAGGTTTCCTGATCAGGCTGACCATCCAAGCAGagg CATCGCATTTTTAGAGTTTAAAAATGAAGCTGTTGCAAATAAAATAAGGAAGCGCAAACAAGGAGCCAAGATCCAAGATCGGCTACTCATCATTGATACTGTCGGAGTTGCCCGCAAAAGTGACAACAAAAATGTCGACACCAAACCTACCAACAAAG ttgaaGTTTCTCCAACCACACTTTTTGTCAGCAACCTGCCTtccaacgtgaaggaaacgaatgtaaaaaatgtctttaagaAATCCGTCACTATCACGCTACCAAACAAGGGTGGCAAAGCAAGAGG TTACGCATTTGTGGAGTTTGCCAACGGGGAAGATGCTCAAAAAGCCTTGGCCGACGCCAAAAACGCGACTGTCCGAAAAAGGCCCATAAGAGTCCAGTTctgtgaaatgaaagaaaagcaaGAAATTGGAAAAG AGGAGTCGACAAAACTAATCGTAAGGGGACTTAGCAGTGAGACAACCGCGGAGATTCTCAAAGGTGCTTTCGAGGGCTGTCTCAGTGCAAGAGTTGCAACAGATAAAGTGACAGGAAAGTCCAGAAG GTTTGGGTTTGTGGAGTATCCAAGTAAAGAAATGTGTACAGCCGCCAAAGAGGCAATGGTGAACAGCGAGATTAACGGAAGCAAAGTCAACGTGTGTTATGCAAGGTCCAACTCGAAAAGAggcaagcgccccccccccccccccccggcagacTGGGAGTAA